The Hippoglossus hippoglossus isolate fHipHip1 chromosome 21, fHipHip1.pri, whole genome shotgun sequence genome contains a region encoding:
- the si:dkey-251i10.3 gene encoding U3 small nucleolar RNA-associated protein 14 homolog A yields MAKMSKTKAISSKRVKKSCEGPEKKKHVVYDEEEERLNEADVNFTSEEEEEDDGHNDERKRQKLLEAINALGVQRKKKLAERSEASVYMSDFTVTAEGEGDKMDLSELIGTVDKNPAVPAKTKKQLKNLEQSKKTIECSLSKQESERIQRDVAFQKASTEVSKWKGVIKQNQRAEQLLFPLNQEPTGPKAMERVVTSWKVQTPLEQEVFALLSANKQPINDPILTPAEEASLSAMSLEEAKIRRAELQKARALQSYYEAKARRERKIKSKKYHKVHNKAKRKDFLKQFDEMIKTNPAAAIEELNKVELARMQERMSLKHQNSGKWAKSNAIISKYDKGARKAMQQQLEVNKELTQKLVTSLNNEGEEEEVGSPELIPDFVNDTEGGLDSSNPWMRGKLSEQPTERSDIFDLTEEGAGVVGNKTEEDNYEEVEETAEEALLREFDHRRKLRLVQEAEIMPVIFVDHDNKAAAEYTSNKEEEEEQLSEFTSLFQVIANSRQAAEAVQADAAEDAKHTDSAQLEEGQRIRTQEDVEFLSQELSTDKAPVQPQPVPATEKLPSATLKAGKNRKRKRGTELKEILTTEAKVIQVPIAPAVEDTEDSDEKLEQRGLIKEAFAGDDVMSDFLRDKRNQEDAGRPKVVDLTLPGWGEWGGGGLKPSRNKRRRFRIKTVLPPPRKDQHLPSVIISEKRNSSISLHQVNSLPFPFENHMQFESTVRSPVGRTWNTEHTVKKITKPKVITQLGSIIEPMAREELVKDKKLVCSVDNK; encoded by the coding sequence ATGGCTAAAATGTCCAAGACTAAGGCGATTAGCTCAAAGAGAGTTAAAAAGAGCTGCGAGGGGccggagaagaagaaacatgtgGTCTACGACGAAGAGGAAGAGCGTTTGAATGAGGCAGATGTAAACTTCAccagcgaggaagaggaggaggacgacggcCACAATGATGAACGAAAACGCCAGAAGCTGCTGGAAGCTATCAACGCTCTCGGGgttcagaggaagaaaaagctgGCGGAGCGATCCGAGGCATCCGTCTACATGTCGGACTTTACTGTCACCGCGGAGGGGGAGGGAGACAAAATGGACCTGTCGGAGCTCATCGGGACTGTGGACAAAAACCCCGCAGTCCCAGCCAAGACCAAGAAGCAGCTGAAGAACCTAGAGCAAAGTAAAAAGACCATCGAATGTTCTCTCAGTAAGCAGGAAAGTGAGAGGATCCAGAGAGATGTTGCTTTTCAGAAGGCATCGACAGAGGTGTCTAAGTGGAAAGGTGTCATTAAACAGAACCAGAGGGCCGAGCAGTTGCTCTTCCCTCTTAATCAGGAGCCTACTGGCCCCAAAGCTATGGAGAGGGTGGTGACCAGCTGGAAGGTACAAACCCCACTGGAGCAGGAAGTTTTTGCCCTTCTATCTGCCAACAAGCAGCCCATCAATGACCCCATCCTGACCCCTGCTGAGGAGGCTTCCCTGAGCGCCATGAGCCTTGAGGAGGCCAAGATCCGCCGTGCAGAGCTACAGAAGGCCCGGGCACTGCAGTCCTACTACGAAGCCAAGGCCCgtagagagagaaagatcaAGAGCAAGAAATACCACAAAGTGCATAATAAGGCCAAACGTAAAGACTTCTTGAAGCAGTTTGATGAGATGATTAAGACAAACCCAGCAGCTGCCATAGAGGAGCTGAATAAGGTGGAGCTTGCCAGGATGCAGGAGAGGATGTCACTGAAGCATCAGAACAGCGGCAAGTGGGCCAAATCAAATGCTATCATTTCTAAATATGACAAGGGGGCTCGCAAAGCAATGCAGCAACAATTGGAGGTGAACAAAGAGCTGACCCAGAAGCTGGTGACATCACTGAATaatgagggggaggaggaagaggtagGCTCTCCAGAATTGATACCTGATTTTGTTAATGATACGGAAGGAGGGCTGGATTCTTCAAATCCCTGGATGAGAGGAAAGCTCTCTGAGCAACCCACAGAGAGGAGTGACATTTTTGACCTCACAGAGGAGGGGGCTGGAGTGGtgggaaataaaactgaagaagaTAATtatgaggaggtggaggaaacTGCGGAGGAAGCACTCCTCAGAGAATTTGACCACAGGAGGAAACTGCGTCTGGTTCAAGAGGCTGAAATCATGCCTGTGATATTTGTGGATCATGAcaataaagctgcagcagaataTACCTCcaacaaagaggaggaggaggagcagctgtcTGAGTTCACTAGTCTTTTCCAAGTTATAGCAAACTCTCGTCAGGCTGCCGAAGCAGTACAGGCTGATGCAGCAGAGGACGCCAAGCACACAGACTCTGCTCAGCTGGAAGAAGGGCAGAGAATCAGGACTCAGGAGGATGTGGAGTTCCTCAGTCAGGAGTTATCAACTGATAAAGCACCTGTTCAGCCACAGCCTGTCCCAGCCACAGAAAAACTGCCGTCAGCAACTCTGAAggcaggaaaaaacagaaaaaggaagagagggacTGAGCTGAAAGAAATTCTCACCACAGAAGCAAAGGTCATCCAAGTCCCGATTGCCCCAGCAGTGGAGGACACAGAGGACTCAGATGAAAAGCTGGAACAGAGGGGGCTCATTAAAGAGGCCTTTGCTGGAGATGATGTCATGTCAGACTTCCTTAGGGACAAGAGGAATcaggaagatgcaggaagaCCTAAGGTGGTGGACCTGACGCTGCCTGGGTGGGGagagtggggagggggggggcttaaGCCATCTCGCAACAAACGCAGGAGGTTCAGGATCAAGACTGTGCTGCCTCCACCCAGGAAAGATCAGCACCTGCCCAGTGTCATCATCTCGGAGAAGAGAAACAGCTCCATTAGCCTCCACCAGGTGAATTCTCTGCCCTTTCCCTTTGAGAACCACATGCAGTTTGAGAGCACCGTCCGTTCTCCCGTGGGCCGCACCTGGAACACAGAGCACACTGTTAAAAAGATCACCAAGCCAAAGGTAATCACCCAGCTGGGCTCCATCATTGAGCCCATGGCTCGGGAGGAGCTGGTGAAGGACAAGAAGCTGGTGTGTAGTGTGGATAACAAATGA